From Microbacterium sp. LWH11-1.2, one genomic window encodes:
- the mmsB gene encoding multiple monosaccharide ABC transporter permease: MNGVSNLMSLATRNLRQSGILVAFVAIVAFFAILNPTFLSPGNITNIILQYSYILILAIGMVIIIIAGHIDLSVGSVVALTGAVAAVVVIRGQYPWWVGVIAAIAVGLLVGAWQGFWVAFVGIPAFIVTLAGMLLFRGLTFLVLQNVSLSPFGGTYYQIANGFINGLFGGYGVDVFTLAIFAFGVVGYAVWQVRSRRSKIAHQQTIEALPWFIVKIALVAAVVMWFGYQLSISRGLPFVLIILAVLIIAYSVITQKSVFGRHVYAIGGNLHAALLSGVNVRKINFWIFVNMGMLAGVAGVVFSSRTNGAQPGAGNMFELDAIAACFIGGAAVTGGVGRVGGAIIGGLIMAVMSNGMQLMGLDQATQQVVKGLVLLIAVAFDVWNKRRAGAAR, encoded by the coding sequence ATGAACGGCGTCAGCAACCTGATGAGTCTCGCGACGCGGAATCTGCGTCAGAGCGGCATCCTCGTCGCGTTCGTCGCGATCGTCGCCTTCTTCGCGATCCTGAACCCGACGTTCCTCTCCCCCGGCAACATCACCAACATCATCCTGCAGTACTCCTACATCCTGATCCTCGCGATCGGCATGGTGATCATCATCATCGCCGGGCACATCGACCTCTCGGTCGGCTCGGTCGTGGCGCTCACCGGCGCCGTCGCCGCGGTCGTCGTGATCCGCGGGCAGTACCCGTGGTGGGTCGGCGTGATCGCGGCGATCGCGGTCGGTCTGCTCGTCGGAGCCTGGCAGGGCTTCTGGGTCGCGTTCGTCGGCATCCCGGCGTTCATCGTGACGCTCGCCGGCATGCTGCTCTTCCGCGGGCTCACGTTCCTCGTGCTCCAGAACGTCTCGCTCTCGCCCTTCGGCGGCACCTACTACCAGATCGCGAACGGATTCATCAACGGACTCTTCGGCGGCTACGGCGTCGACGTGTTCACGCTCGCCATCTTCGCGTTCGGTGTCGTGGGGTACGCGGTCTGGCAGGTGCGCTCACGCCGTTCCAAGATCGCGCATCAGCAGACGATCGAGGCACTGCCCTGGTTCATCGTCAAGATCGCCCTCGTCGCCGCCGTCGTGATGTGGTTCGGCTACCAGCTGTCGATCAGCCGTGGTCTGCCCTTCGTGCTGATCATCCTGGCCGTGCTGATCATCGCGTACTCGGTCATCACGCAGAAGAGCGTGTTCGGCCGCCACGTGTACGCCATCGGCGGCAACCTGCACGCGGCGCTGCTCAGCGGTGTGAACGTGCGGAAGATCAACTTCTGGATCTTCGTCAACATGGGCATGCTCGCCGGTGTCGCGGGTGTTGTCTTCTCGTCTCGCACCAACGGCGCGCAGCCGGGCGCCGGCAACATGTTCGAGCTCGATGCGATCGCGGCCTGCTTCATCGGCGGCGCCGCGGTGACCGGTGGCGTCGGCCGCGTGGGCGGAGCCATCATCGGTGGCCTGATCATGGCCGTGATGAGCAACGGCATGCAGCTCATGGGCCTCGACCAGGCGACCCAGCAGGTCGTGAAGGGTCTCGTGCTGCTGATCGCCGTGGCGTTCGACGTCTGGAACAAGCGTCGCGCCGGAGCCGCGCGCTGA